A portion of the Streptomyces coeruleoprunus genome contains these proteins:
- a CDS encoding acyl-CoA carboxylase epsilon subunit gives MIKVVRGNPTPEELAAALAVVRARAAATAAAGTGGAPLPPESWSDPSRIARSTRPRPGPRSWARTYWPL, from the coding sequence ATGATCAAGGTCGTACGGGGCAACCCGACACCGGAGGAGCTGGCCGCCGCACTGGCGGTGGTCCGCGCGCGCGCCGCGGCCACGGCGGCAGCCGGCACCGGCGGCGCGCCCCTGCCCCCGGAGAGCTGGTCCGACCCCTCCCGGATAGCGCGCAGCACCCGCCCCCGTCCGGGCCCGCGGTCCTGGGCGCGGACGTACTGGCCGCTGTAG
- the mmpB gene encoding morphogenic membrane protein MmpB — MLWSDPENEPPPEMRAMEAMLRRAGILLAVAMVVAMFVAGLR, encoded by the coding sequence ATGCTGTGGTCCGACCCCGAGAACGAGCCGCCGCCGGAGATGCGTGCCATGGAGGCCATGCTGCGCCGGGCGGGCATCCTGCTCGCCGTGGCCATGGTGGTCGCCATGTTCGTCGCCGGGCTGCGCTGA
- a CDS encoding biotin--[acetyl-CoA-carboxylase] ligase — protein MTPSLGPGTGPASRWSDLERPPLNAIALRRALVRPGSLWTSLDIVTATGSTNSDLAARAADLPEGAVLVAEEQTAGRGRLDRTWSAPARSGLFFSVLLKPDVPAERLAWLPLLTGVATATALARAAGTDMALKWPNDLLVTVGRGEDKEERKAGGILAERAGEHGIVVGTGLNVTLRADELPVPTAGSLALADAVCTDRDPLLRAVLRSLEEWYGKWTAAGGDPVASGLQAAYAAGCATLGRAVRAELPGDRTLTGEAVAIDGHGRLVVATADGRREPVGAGDIVHLRPAD, from the coding sequence ATGACGCCCTCACTTGGTCCAGGAACAGGTCCCGCCAGCCGCTGGAGCGACCTCGAGAGGCCCCCGCTCAACGCCATCGCCCTGCGCCGGGCGCTCGTCCGGCCCGGCTCCCTGTGGACCTCCCTCGACATCGTGACGGCGACCGGCTCCACCAACTCCGACCTGGCCGCCCGGGCCGCCGATCTCCCCGAGGGCGCGGTCCTCGTCGCCGAGGAGCAGACCGCGGGCCGCGGGCGGCTGGACCGCACCTGGTCGGCGCCCGCCCGCTCGGGCCTCTTCTTCTCCGTACTGCTCAAGCCGGACGTGCCCGCCGAGCGGCTGGCCTGGCTGCCCCTGCTGACCGGTGTGGCCACCGCGACCGCGCTGGCCCGTGCCGCCGGCACGGACATGGCCCTGAAGTGGCCCAACGACCTGCTCGTGACCGTCGGCAGGGGAGAGGACAAGGAGGAGCGCAAGGCCGGCGGCATCCTCGCCGAGCGCGCCGGTGAACACGGCATCGTCGTCGGGACCGGGCTGAACGTCACCCTGCGCGCCGACGAGCTGCCCGTGCCGACCGCCGGGTCGCTCGCCCTCGCCGACGCCGTCTGCACCGACCGCGACCCGCTGCTGCGGGCGGTCCTGCGGTCCCTGGAGGAGTGGTACGGCAAGTGGACCGCGGCCGGCGGCGACCCGGTGGCGTCCGGGCTCCAGGCGGCGTACGCGGCGGGCTGCGCCACGCTGGGCCGCGCCGTGCGCGCCGAGCTGCCCGGCGACCGGACCCTCACCGGCGAGGCGGTGGCGATCGACGGCCACGGGCGGCTGGTCGTCGCCACGGCGGACGGCCGGCGGGAGCCCGTGGGGGCGGGTGACATCGTCCATCTGCGCCCGGCGGACTGA
- a CDS encoding adenylate/guanylate cyclase domain-containing protein, protein MTVDDSNAGGSEHPHPHHVVDHTAEPTDNPLAIRLEQLILGAERRYTPFQAARTAGVSMDLASRFWRAMGFADIGQAKALTEADVLALRRLAGLVEAGLLSEPMAVQVARSTGQTTARLAEWQIDSFLEGLTEPPEPGMTRTEVTYPLVELLLPELQEFLVYVWRRQLAAATGRVVQAGDDDEMVDRRLAVGFADLVGFTRLTRRLEEEELGELVEAFETTCADLVAAHGGRLIKTLGDEVLFAADDAGTAAEISLRLIETLKNDETMPALRVGIAFGTVTTRMGDVFGTTVNLASRLTSIAPKDAVLVDGALAEELSRTGEAPVSEAQAAEEAARAEKDGETAAALSKYRFALQPMWQRPVRGLGVIEPWLLSRREPKIPG, encoded by the coding sequence GTGACCGTCGACGACAGCAACGCGGGCGGGTCCGAGCATCCTCACCCCCACCATGTCGTCGACCACACGGCTGAGCCGACCGACAACCCCCTCGCCATCCGCCTGGAGCAGCTGATCCTCGGCGCCGAGCGGCGCTACACCCCCTTCCAGGCGGCCCGCACCGCCGGCGTCTCCATGGACCTGGCCTCCCGCTTCTGGCGCGCCATGGGCTTCGCCGACATCGGCCAGGCCAAGGCGCTGACCGAGGCGGACGTGCTGGCGCTGCGGCGGCTGGCCGGTCTGGTGGAGGCCGGGCTGCTCAGCGAGCCGATGGCCGTGCAGGTGGCCCGGTCGACGGGGCAGACCACGGCCCGGCTCGCCGAGTGGCAGATCGATTCGTTCCTGGAGGGCCTGACCGAGCCGCCCGAGCCCGGCATGACCCGCACCGAGGTCACGTATCCCCTGGTGGAGCTGTTGCTGCCGGAGCTGCAGGAGTTCCTGGTGTACGTGTGGCGGCGCCAGCTCGCCGCCGCGACGGGCCGGGTCGTACAGGCCGGCGACGACGACGAGATGGTCGACCGGCGCCTCGCCGTGGGCTTCGCCGACCTGGTGGGCTTCACCCGCCTGACCCGCCGCCTGGAGGAGGAGGAGCTGGGCGAGCTGGTCGAGGCGTTCGAGACGACCTGCGCCGACCTCGTCGCGGCGCACGGCGGGCGGCTCATCAAGACGCTGGGCGACGAGGTGCTGTTCGCCGCCGACGACGCGGGCACGGCCGCCGAGATCTCGCTGCGCCTGATCGAGACGCTGAAGAACGACGAGACGATGCCGGCCCTGCGCGTGGGCATCGCCTTCGGCACGGTCACCACCCGCATGGGCGATGTGTTCGGTACGACGGTGAACCTGGCGAGCCGGCTCACCTCGATAGCGCCGAAGGACGCGGTGCTCGTCGACGGCGCCCTGGCCGAGGAGCTGTCCCGTACGGGCGAGGCGCCGGTGTCGGAGGCGCAGGCGGCCGAGGAGGCGGCCCGCGCCGAGAAGGACGGCGAGACCGCGGCGGCCTTGTCGAAGTACCGCTTCGCGCTCCAGCCGATGTGGCAGCGCCCCGTCCGGGGGCTCGGTGTCATCGAACCCTGGCTGCTGTCGCGACGGGAGCCTAAGATCCCCGGGTAA
- a CDS encoding acetyl/propionyl/methylcrotonyl-CoA carboxylase subunit alpha, translating to MHKVLIANRGEIAVRVARACRDAGIASVAVYADPDRDALHVRAADEAFALGGDTPATSYLDMAKVLQAAKDSGADAVHPGYGFLSENAEFAQAVLDAGLIWIGPPPQAIRDLGDKVAARHIAQRAGAPLVAGTPDPVSGADEVVAFARENGLPIAIKAAFGGGGRGLKVARTLEEVPELYDSAVREAVAAFGRGECFVERYLDKPRHVETQCLADQHGNVVVVSTRDCSLQRRHQKLVEEAPAPFLSAEQNAELYRASKAILKEAGYVGAGTVEFLVGADGTISFLEVNTRLQVEHPVTEEVTGIDLVREMFRIADGEELGYDDPPVRGHSFEFRINGEDPGRNFLPAPGTVTTFTPPTGPGVRLDAGVESGSVIGPAWDSLLAKLVITGATRQQALERARRALAEFHVEGMATAIPFHRAAVADPAFAPAEGPFTVHTRWIETEFVNEIAPFAAPAEAEAEDEPGRETVVVEVGGKRLEVSLPSSLGMSLARTGLAAGAKPKRRAARKSASTVSGDTLASPMQGTIVKVAVEEGQEVQEGDLVVVLEAMKMEQPLNAHKAGTIKGLTAEVGASITSGAAICEIKD from the coding sequence GTGCACAAGGTGCTCATCGCCAACCGTGGCGAAATCGCTGTCCGTGTCGCCCGTGCCTGCCGGGACGCCGGGATCGCGAGCGTAGCCGTCTACGCCGATCCGGACCGGGATGCCCTGCACGTCCGTGCGGCGGACGAGGCGTTCGCCCTGGGCGGTGACACCCCGGCCACCAGTTACCTGGACATGGCCAAGGTCCTCCAGGCCGCCAAGGACTCGGGCGCGGACGCGGTCCACCCCGGTTACGGATTCCTGTCGGAGAACGCCGAGTTCGCGCAGGCCGTCCTGGACGCCGGGCTGATCTGGATCGGCCCGCCCCCGCAGGCCATCCGCGACCTGGGTGACAAGGTCGCCGCCCGTCACATCGCCCAGCGCGCCGGCGCGCCCCTCGTCGCGGGCACGCCCGACCCGGTCTCCGGTGCGGACGAGGTCGTCGCCTTCGCCCGTGAGAACGGTCTGCCGATCGCGATCAAGGCCGCTTTCGGTGGTGGCGGGCGTGGCCTGAAGGTGGCCCGCACGCTGGAAGAGGTTCCCGAGCTGTACGACTCGGCGGTGCGTGAGGCCGTCGCGGCCTTCGGCCGCGGTGAGTGTTTCGTGGAGCGCTACCTGGACAAGCCGCGCCACGTCGAGACCCAGTGCCTGGCCGACCAGCACGGCAACGTCGTGGTGGTCTCCACCCGCGACTGTTCCCTGCAGCGCCGCCACCAGAAGCTGGTGGAGGAGGCGCCCGCGCCGTTCCTGAGCGCCGAGCAGAACGCCGAGCTGTACCGGGCCTCCAAGGCGATCTTGAAGGAGGCCGGCTACGTCGGTGCCGGCACGGTGGAGTTCTTGGTCGGTGCGGACGGCACGATTTCCTTCCTGGAGGTCAACACCCGCCTCCAGGTCGAACACCCCGTGACCGAAGAGGTCACCGGCATCGACCTGGTGCGGGAGATGTTCCGGATCGCCGATGGCGAGGAACTCGGCTACGACGACCCGCCGGTGCGCGGCCACTCCTTCGAGTTCCGCATCAACGGCGAGGACCCGGGCCGCAACTTCCTGCCCGCGCCGGGCACCGTGACCACGTTCACCCCGCCCACCGGCCCCGGCGTCCGCCTGGACGCCGGTGTCGAGTCCGGCAGCGTCATCGGCCCCGCCTGGGACTCCCTGCTCGCCAAGCTCGTCATCACCGGCGCCACCCGCCAGCAGGCCCTGGAGCGTGCGCGGCGTGCGCTCGCGGAGTTCCACGTCGAGGGCATGGCCACCGCCATCCCCTTCCACCGCGCCGCCGTCGCCGACCCCGCCTTCGCCCCCGCCGAGGGCCCCTTCACGGTCCACACCCGGTGGATCGAGACGGAGTTCGTTAACGAGATCGCCCCGTTCGCCGCGCCGGCCGAGGCCGAGGCGGAGGACGAGCCGGGCCGCGAGACCGTCGTGGTCGAGGTCGGCGGCAAGCGCCTGGAGGTCTCCCTGCCCTCCTCGCTCGGCATGAGCCTGGCCCGCACCGGCCTGGCCGCCGGCGCCAAGCCCAAGCGCCGCGCCGCCCGCAAGTCCGCCTCCACCGTCTCCGGCGACACCCTCGCCTCCCCCATGCAGGGCACCATCGTCAAGGTCGCCGTCGAGGAAGGCCAGGAAGTCCAGGAAGGCGACCTCGTCGTCGTCCTGGAAGCCATGAAGATGGAACAGCCCCTCAACGCCCACAAGGCCGGCACCATCAAGGGCCTCACCGCCGAGGTCGGCGCCTCCATCACCTCCGGCGCCGCCATCTGCGAAATCAAGGACTGA
- a CDS encoding helix-turn-helix domain-containing protein — protein MTTTRPMRADARRNHERLLRVARAAFAEHGTDAALEDIARRAGVGIGTLYRHFPNRHALMNAVFQDALTALLQRSHELAHADEPCTALVEWLRAIVTHAGEYRGLARALMSASYDPSSALSQCSVPLRAAGERLLTRAQDAGVVRRDVSIGDLMQLTNAIALAAEQDPSDPELADRLLTLTLRGLKP, from the coding sequence ATGACAACGACCAGGCCCATGCGCGCCGACGCCCGCCGGAACCACGAGCGGCTGCTGCGCGTGGCGCGCGCCGCGTTCGCGGAGCACGGTACGGACGCGGCGCTGGAGGACATCGCGCGCCGCGCCGGTGTGGGGATCGGGACGCTGTACCGGCACTTCCCGAACCGTCATGCCCTGATGAACGCGGTCTTCCAGGACGCCCTGACGGCGCTGCTCCAGCGCTCGCACGAGTTGGCGCACGCGGACGAGCCCTGCACGGCGCTCGTGGAGTGGCTGCGCGCCATCGTCACGCACGCGGGCGAGTACCGGGGGCTGGCGAGGGCGCTGATGTCGGCGTCGTACGACCCGAGTTCGGCTCTCTCGCAGTGCAGCGTGCCGCTCCGGGCGGCGGGCGAGCGGCTGCTGACCCGGGCGCAGGACGCGGGTGTCGTACGGCGGGACGTGTCGATCGGCGACCTCATGCAGCTGACGAACGCGATCGCCCTGGCGGCCGAGCAGGACCCCTCGGACCCCGAACTGGCGGACCGCCTCCTGACCCTGACCTTGCGCGGCCTGAAGCCTTGA
- a CDS encoding GGDEF domain-containing protein encodes MAEDVRLRAVVALAQAMAAAHTPRECWRAAALGACEALGGTFAALSTWQRDRGRLKVLVNAGRRAPDEEEFPDSETYPVHQFSEITEFLHDRWAGGGEPDAWVETADGPGPAPRGHCPLGVPRGRTESRPGGRAAALRRRGRGCCVVAPIVLHGRAWGELYVARPVGAPVFDRDDADFAAVLASVVAAGIAQTERLEEVRKLAFTDPLTGLANRRAVDTRLDEAVERFLADGSVVSLVVCDLNGLKAVNDTHGHAVGDRLLERFGSVLSYCGARLPGALAARLGGDEFCLVSVGPGADEVVAVAEELCVRAGDLELGEGVACGVASTGDPIGPVRSARRLFRLADAAQYRAKAARSAKPVVAGRDGAVVRLADAPPTAARDRRRFRDAPPEA; translated from the coding sequence ATGGCTGAGGATGTCCGGCTGCGGGCCGTAGTGGCGCTGGCTCAGGCGATGGCCGCGGCGCACACTCCGCGCGAGTGCTGGCGGGCGGCGGCGCTCGGGGCGTGCGAGGCGCTGGGCGGTACGTTCGCGGCGCTGTCGACCTGGCAGCGGGACCGCGGGCGGCTCAAGGTGCTGGTCAACGCCGGCCGGCGGGCGCCGGACGAGGAGGAGTTCCCGGACTCCGAGACGTATCCGGTCCACCAGTTCTCCGAGATCACCGAGTTCCTGCACGACCGGTGGGCGGGCGGCGGCGAGCCCGACGCCTGGGTCGAGACGGCGGACGGACCGGGCCCCGCCCCGCGCGGGCACTGCCCGCTGGGAGTCCCCCGTGGCCGGACGGAGTCACGGCCCGGCGGCAGGGCGGCGGCGCTGCGGCGGCGCGGGCGCGGCTGCTGCGTCGTCGCGCCGATCGTGCTGCACGGCAGGGCCTGGGGCGAGCTGTACGTCGCCCGGCCGGTCGGCGCGCCCGTCTTCGACCGGGACGACGCGGACTTCGCGGCCGTGCTGGCCTCGGTCGTCGCGGCCGGCATCGCCCAGACGGAGCGCCTGGAGGAGGTCCGCAAGCTCGCCTTCACCGACCCGTTGACCGGCCTCGCCAACCGCAGGGCCGTCGACACCCGGCTGGACGAGGCGGTGGAGCGGTTCCTGGCGGACGGGTCGGTCGTCAGCCTGGTCGTGTGCGACCTCAACGGCCTGAAGGCCGTCAACGACACGCACGGCCACGCCGTCGGCGACCGGTTGCTGGAGCGGTTCGGGTCCGTGCTCTCCTACTGCGGGGCGCGGCTGCCCGGGGCGCTGGCGGCACGGCTGGGCGGGGACGAGTTCTGCCTGGTGTCCGTGGGGCCGGGCGCGGACGAGGTCGTCGCGGTGGCCGAGGAGCTGTGCGTACGGGCCGGTGACCTGGAGCTGGGCGAGGGCGTGGCCTGCGGGGTCGCCTCGACGGGCGACCCGATCGGGCCGGTGCGCTCGGCCCGGCGGCTGTTCCGGCTCGCGGACGCGGCGCAGTACCGGGCCAAGGCGGCCCGGTCGGCCAAGCCGGTGGTCGCGGGGCGGGACGGGGCGGTCGTACGGCTGGCGGACGCCCCGCCGACGGCCGCGCGGGACCGGCGGCGCTTCCGGGACGCGCCGCCTGAGGCGTGA
- a CDS encoding enoyl-CoA hydratase/isomerase family protein yields the protein MSEQQSEAHAEERYGEFVAVRRHGHVAELVLDRPKAMNAVSTEMARSIAAACAALAADTSVRVTVLTSSNDRAFCVGADLKERNSFTDADMLRQRPTTRGCYTGVLELPMPTIAAVHGFALGGGFELALSCDLIVADATAVVGLPEVSVGVIPGGGGTQLLPRRVGAARAAELVFTARRVPAAEAAGLGLVDELVEEDARGAALELAARIAGNSPVGLRAAKRALRLGHGLDLRAGLEVEDAAWRTVAFSGDRKEGVAAFNEKRSPEWPGE from the coding sequence ATGTCGGAGCAGCAGTCCGAGGCGCACGCGGAGGAGCGCTACGGGGAGTTCGTCGCCGTACGGCGCCACGGCCATGTCGCCGAGCTGGTGCTCGACCGGCCCAAGGCCATGAACGCCGTCTCCACGGAGATGGCCCGCTCCATCGCCGCCGCGTGCGCCGCGCTCGCCGCCGACACCTCCGTACGCGTCACGGTCCTCACCTCGTCGAACGACCGCGCCTTCTGCGTCGGCGCCGACCTGAAGGAGCGCAACTCCTTCACGGACGCCGACATGCTGCGCCAGCGGCCCACCACGCGCGGCTGCTACACGGGCGTGCTGGAGCTGCCGATGCCGACGATCGCGGCCGTGCACGGCTTCGCCCTGGGCGGCGGCTTCGAGCTGGCGCTGTCCTGCGACCTGATCGTGGCCGACGCGACGGCGGTCGTCGGCCTGCCCGAGGTGTCGGTCGGTGTGATCCCGGGCGGCGGCGGTACGCAGCTGCTGCCGCGCCGGGTCGGGGCGGCCCGCGCGGCGGAGCTGGTGTTCACGGCGCGGCGCGTGCCGGCCGCCGAGGCAGCGGGCCTCGGCCTCGTCGACGAGCTGGTGGAGGAGGACGCCCGGGGCGCGGCCCTGGAGCTGGCCGCCCGGATCGCCGGCAACTCGCCGGTCGGCCTGCGGGCCGCCAAGCGCGCGCTGCGCCTGGGGCACGGGCTGGACCTGAGGGCGGGCCTCGAGGTCGAGGACGCCGCCTGGCGCACGGTCGCCTTCTCGGGTGACCGCAAGGAGGGCGTCGCCGCGTTCAACGAGAAGCGCAGCCCGGAGTGGCCGGGGGAGTGA
- a CDS encoding nucleoside triphosphate pyrophosphatase: MTAQRRVVLASASPARLGLLRQAGLAPEVVVSGFDESKITAPTPAELALALAEAKASLVAARPEVSGALVIGCDSVLELDGHALGKPADAEEAIARWKSMRGRVGVLQTGHCVYDTAAKRYASATASTLVRFGDPTDEEIAAYVASGEPLNVAGAFTLDGRSAPFIDGIDGDPGNVIGLSLPLLRRLLGQLGVSVTDLWA; this comes from the coding sequence ATGACTGCTCAGCGCCGTGTCGTTCTCGCCTCCGCGTCCCCCGCCCGCCTCGGACTGCTGCGCCAGGCGGGGCTCGCCCCCGAAGTCGTCGTCAGCGGCTTCGACGAGAGCAAGATCACCGCCCCGACCCCGGCCGAACTCGCCCTCGCCCTCGCCGAGGCCAAGGCGTCGCTGGTCGCCGCCCGCCCCGAGGTGTCCGGCGCCCTCGTCATCGGCTGCGACTCGGTGCTGGAACTGGACGGTCACGCCCTGGGCAAGCCCGCGGACGCCGAGGAGGCCATCGCCCGCTGGAAGTCCATGCGCGGCCGCGTCGGCGTCCTCCAGACGGGCCACTGCGTGTACGACACGGCCGCCAAGCGCTACGCCTCCGCGACCGCGTCCACCCTGGTCCGCTTCGGCGACCCGACGGACGAGGAGATCGCCGCGTACGTCGCCAGCGGCGAACCCCTGAACGTGGCGGGCGCGTTCACACTCGACGGCCGCTCGGCGCCCTTCATCGACGGCATCGACGGCGACCCGGGCAACGTCATCGGCCTCTCCCTGCCGCTGCTGCGCCGCCTGCTGGGCCAACTGGGCGTGTCGGTCACGGACTTGTGGGCGTAG
- a CDS encoding acyl-CoA carboxylase subunit beta encodes MSERQEIDIHTTAGKLADLQRRIEEATHAGSERAVEKQHAKGKLTARERIALLLDEGSFVELDEFARHRSTNFGLEKNRPYGDGVVTGYGTVDGRPVAVFSQDFTVFGGALGETFGQKIIKVMDFALKTGCPVIGINDSGGARIQEGVSALGMYGEIFRRNTHASGVIPQISLVVGPCAGGAVYSPAITDFTVMVDQTSHMFITGPDVIKTVTGEDVGFEELGGARTHNTTSGVAHHMSGDEKDAIDYVKSLLSYLPSNNLSEPPAFPEEADPEVTDEDRELDVIVPDSANQPYDMHTVIEHVLDDGEFLETQALFAPNIVTGFGRVEGYPVGVVANQPMQFAGCLDINASEKAARFVRTCDAFNIPVLTFVDVPGFLPGVDQEYGGIIRRGAKLIYAYAEATVPLITVITRKAFGGAYDVMGSKHLGADLNLAWPTAQIAVMGAQGAVNILHRRAIAAAPEEEQEALRARLIQEYEDTLLNPYTAAERGYIDGVIMPSETRTQIVKGLRQLRTKRENLPPKKHGNIPL; translated from the coding sequence ATGTCCGAGCGTCAAGAGATCGACATTCACACGACCGCGGGCAAGCTCGCGGATCTGCAGCGCCGTATCGAGGAGGCGACGCATGCGGGCTCCGAACGTGCGGTCGAGAAGCAGCACGCCAAAGGCAAGTTGACGGCCCGGGAGCGCATCGCCCTGTTGCTGGACGAGGGTTCCTTCGTCGAGCTGGACGAGTTCGCCCGGCACCGCTCGACCAACTTCGGCCTGGAGAAGAACCGCCCGTACGGGGACGGCGTCGTCACGGGCTACGGCACGGTCGACGGCCGCCCGGTCGCCGTGTTCTCGCAGGACTTCACGGTCTTCGGCGGCGCGCTCGGCGAGACCTTCGGCCAGAAGATCATCAAGGTGATGGACTTCGCGCTGAAGACCGGCTGCCCGGTCATCGGCATCAACGACTCCGGCGGCGCCCGCATCCAGGAGGGCGTGAGCGCGCTCGGCATGTACGGCGAGATCTTCCGCCGCAACACCCATGCCTCCGGCGTGATCCCGCAGATCAGCCTGGTCGTCGGCCCCTGCGCCGGCGGTGCCGTGTACTCCCCCGCCATCACCGACTTCACGGTCATGGTCGACCAGACGTCGCACATGTTCATCACCGGCCCCGACGTCATCAAGACGGTGACCGGCGAGGACGTCGGCTTCGAGGAGCTGGGCGGCGCCCGCACGCACAACACCACGTCGGGCGTGGCGCACCACATGTCGGGCGACGAGAAGGACGCGATCGACTACGTCAAGTCCCTGCTGTCGTACCTGCCGTCGAACAACCTCTCCGAGCCGCCGGCCTTCCCCGAGGAGGCCGACCCGGAGGTCACCGACGAGGACCGCGAGCTGGACGTCATCGTCCCGGACTCGGCGAACCAGCCGTACGACATGCACACGGTCATCGAGCACGTCCTGGACGACGGCGAGTTCCTGGAGACGCAGGCGCTGTTCGCGCCGAACATCGTCACCGGCTTCGGGCGCGTCGAGGGCTACCCGGTGGGCGTGGTCGCGAACCAGCCGATGCAGTTCGCGGGCTGCCTCGACATCAACGCCTCCGAGAAGGCGGCCCGCTTCGTCCGCACCTGCGACGCCTTCAACATCCCGGTCCTCACCTTCGTCGACGTGCCCGGCTTCCTGCCCGGCGTCGACCAGGAGTACGGCGGCATCATCCGCCGCGGCGCCAAGCTGATCTACGCGTACGCGGAGGCGACCGTCCCGCTGATCACCGTGATCACCCGCAAGGCCTTCGGCGGCGCGTACGACGTCATGGGCTCCAAGCACCTGGGCGCCGACCTGAACCTGGCCTGGCCGACGGCGCAGATCGCGGTCATGGGTGCCCAGGGCGCGGTGAACATCCTGCACCGCCGCGCCATCGCGGCGGCACCGGAGGAGGAGCAGGAGGCGCTGCGCGCCCGCCTGATCCAGGAGTACGAGGACACCCTGCTCAACCCCTACACGGCGGCCGAGCGCGGCTACATCGACGGCGTCATCATGCCCTCGGAGACGAGGACGCAGATCGTGAAGGGCCTGCGTCAGCTGCGCACGAAGCGGGAAAACCTGCCTCCGAAGAAGCACGGCAACATCCCCCTCTAA